The Daucus carota subsp. sativus chromosome 7, DH1 v3.0, whole genome shotgun sequence genome window below encodes:
- the LOC108195397 gene encoding myb family transcription factor MOF1 gives MSSCGRNGAVRPYIRSKVPRLRWTPDLHHCFLQAIQRLGGQEKATPKLVLQMMDVRGLTISHVKSHLQMYRSMKSDDGINKDESLIHQRRKQSLEDHYDGYIDQEATGSDQYASLLLTNLSTEESDSKDQIFFMSPKAPQTKRARIDAMSCNSADQSLQHCSQRISETLLTRDQYYFDDYMQLAGEKSEVNKEGLLSFYRSQAAPMATAFSLPHDLFNNISPFANHANAVLEESDFFKVSEEEDKTCSSLRSCKLESSEDKHQNEAEDGGGCGLSLSLSLQHPCTQRSNVSSVSEISETISSSYSRHDFSSCHGTSSGKPNLSLNLSIALCDT, from the exons atgaGTTCTTGTGGAAGAAATGGTGCGGTGAGACCATACATAAGGTCAAAAGTGCCTCGCTTGAGATGGACTCCTGATCTTCACCACTGCTTTCTTCAAGCCATTCAAAGGCTTGGAGGCCAAGAAA AGGCTACTCCAAAGCTTGTTCTTCAGATGATGGATGTAAGAGGACTCACTATTTCACATGTCAAAAGCCATCTCCAG ATGTATAGGAGCATGAAGAGTGATGATGGCATCAACAAAG ATGAAAGTTTGATTCATCAAAGAAGAAAACAATCTCTTGAGGATCATTATGATGGCTATATTGATCAAGAAGCAACTGGGTCTGATCAGTATGCTTCATTGCTGCTAACAAACCTCAGTACTGAGGAATCAGATTCTAAAGATCAAATCTTTTTCATGAGTCCTAAAGCCCCACAAACAAAAAG AGCAAGAATTGATGCAATGAGTTGTAACTCAGCAGATCAGAGCCTGCAACATTGCAGCCAAAGAATAAGTGAGACACTACTCACAAGAGATCAGTACTATTTTGATGATTATATGCAGCTGGCTGGAGAAAAAAGTGAGGTAAACAAGGAAGGTTTATTAAGTTTTTACAGAAGCCAAGCAGCTCCAATGGCCACAGCTTTCTCTCTGCCACATGACCTCTTTAACAACATCAGTCCCTTTGCAAACCATGCAAATGCAGTGCTGGAAGAATCTGATTTCTTTAAG GTTTCTGAAGAGGAAGATAAAACATGCTCATCATTAAGAAGCTGCAAGCTTGAAAGTTCCGAAGATAAGCACCAAAATGAGGCTGAGGATGGTGGAGGCTGTGGATTGTCATTATCGCTCTCGTTGCAACATCCCTGCACTCAGAGAAGCAATGTTTCTTCAGTGAGCGAGATCAGTGAAACTATTTCTTCTTCATATAGTAGGCATGACTTCAGCTCTTGCCACGGCACTTCTTCCGGAAAACCAAACCTTAGCTTAAATCTATCTATTGCACTATGTGACACCTAA